Proteins co-encoded in one Schaalia radingae genomic window:
- a CDS encoding cutinase family protein produces MRKLGLPALIAVTALTAAGCVAGNSPAEPEQSLAQSALSNQSTLSNQSEIETDNPIEAAPDQSQSSHPAEQSFMTTGECVDVVAINARGTNEETGGGGLTDAVAGEIVEKWSKDARAIALEYPASFDVNASVEDGVLALTAMLEDGAARCPNQKYVLVGYSQGAIVVAETLSKPEDRLIMGDVERLSEPARKAIAAVELYGDPGFVGSMPYNRGDYDPRFNGMLPRHSQALAEFATRIRDFCVAEDLFCQGSRRTGIQRSAHSLYWTNGMQAEGAAHALERLYRRAELAGEDIGAEGAAPEETDSGDAQSGGANNGH; encoded by the coding sequence ATGAGAAAGCTCGGACTACCTGCGCTGATTGCTGTGACGGCACTCACTGCAGCCGGGTGTGTGGCCGGTAACAGCCCTGCCGAGCCGGAGCAGTCTCTCGCTCAATCCGCCCTTTCGAATCAGTCAACCTTGTCGAACCAATCGGAAATCGAAACCGACAACCCCATCGAAGCTGCCCCCGACCAGTCCCAATCCAGCCATCCAGCCGAGCAGTCTTTCATGACCACCGGAGAATGCGTGGACGTCGTGGCGATTAATGCGCGTGGAACGAATGAGGAGACCGGCGGCGGTGGCCTCACTGATGCCGTAGCGGGCGAGATCGTTGAGAAATGGTCGAAAGACGCGCGTGCCATTGCGCTGGAATATCCCGCAAGTTTTGACGTTAATGCTTCCGTCGAAGACGGGGTTTTAGCTCTGACCGCGATGCTTGAAGATGGCGCAGCTCGGTGCCCGAATCAGAAATACGTGCTCGTGGGTTATTCGCAGGGCGCGATCGTTGTCGCTGAGACGCTGAGCAAGCCTGAAGACCGGCTGATCATGGGCGATGTCGAGCGACTGAGTGAGCCTGCGCGGAAGGCGATTGCTGCCGTCGAGCTATACGGTGATCCTGGTTTTGTTGGGTCGATGCCGTATAACCGCGGCGACTACGATCCGCGTTTTAACGGGATGTTGCCGCGACACTCGCAGGCTTTAGCTGAATTTGCCACCCGGATTCGTGACTTTTGCGTTGCGGAGGATCTATTTTGCCAGGGGAGCCGGCGCACAGGTATTCAGCGCTCGGCTCATTCGCTCTACTGGACGAACGGCATGCAGGCTGAAGGTGCAGCTCACGCGCTGGAGCGCCTTTACCGGAGGGCCGAGTTGGCTGGAGAGGATATCGGTGCCGAAGGCGCAGCGCCTGAGGAAACTGACAGTGGCGACGCCCAAAGTGGAGGGGCAAATAACGGGCACTAA
- a CDS encoding DUF6318 family protein produces the protein MTRRSRRAARTRLLVPVVAGMIMLAACSQAQDGQSNNIEVSANQSGSGDAAHSIPMSGEYPVLPDGKLGRPVDWVEPHEPQLPSAATNMDAFGARYFAEYYLNLLAYSINTGNTTTLKKVSSPDCKLCQVNLTKIADQYEKGGWAEGIGYEVAEFNDVLTHPDDENLYFVEMLVQAAPYTNYSNDSISNYPDKELVFQVEVQARERSFVTKSLYAESPESPQS, from the coding sequence ATGACACGACGATCACGACGCGCCGCGCGCACTAGGCTGCTGGTTCCAGTAGTGGCCGGAATGATCATGCTGGCTGCATGTAGCCAGGCACAAGACGGGCAAAGCAACAACATTGAAGTCTCTGCCAATCAAAGTGGGTCAGGCGATGCAGCCCACAGCATACCCATGTCGGGCGAGTACCCGGTCTTGCCCGACGGGAAGCTCGGCAGGCCCGTGGACTGGGTGGAACCACACGAACCACAACTGCCCAGTGCTGCCACCAACATGGACGCGTTCGGGGCACGCTACTTCGCCGAGTACTACCTCAACCTCCTCGCATACTCCATCAACACCGGCAACACCACCACCCTCAAAAAAGTCAGCAGCCCAGACTGCAAACTCTGCCAAGTCAACTTAACGAAAATCGCTGATCAATACGAAAAAGGAGGATGGGCGGAAGGCATAGGGTATGAGGTCGCCGAGTTCAACGATGTTCTCACTCATCCAGATGATGAGAATCTCTACTTCGTAGAAATGCTTGTCCAAGCAGCGCCATACACAAACTACTCAAATGACTCCATTTCTAACTACCCTGACAAAGAACTGGTATTCCAGGTAGAAGTCCAAGCAAGAGAGCGGTCCTTCGTCACCAAGTCGTTATACGCCGAATCACCTGAAAGCCCCCAGTCATGA
- a CDS encoding DNA-directed RNA polymerase subunit beta' — protein MIDAKTFDSLKITLATTDDISGWSHGEVKKPETINYRTLKPERDGLFGEQIFGPTRDWECACGKYKRVRYKGIVCEKCGVEVTRSKVRRERMGHIDLAAPVTHIWYFKGVPSRLGYVLDLAPKDLEKVIYFAAYMITEVDEKGRDEDLADLRSELEVEKGHLESQRDDAINQRAEKLEQTLAQMEADGAKAADRDRERKAGEREMGQIRRRFDRDLEQLETVWERFRDLKVGDLEGDERLYRAMQLRYGTYFKGDMGAAAIQKRLQTFDLDAEVENLRNTIANESGPRKTRAIKRLKVVNAFVQTGNKPESMVLTAIPVIPPDLRPMVQLDGGRFATSDLNDLYRRVINRNTRLKRLLELGAPEIIVNNEKRMLQESVDALFDNGRRGRPVAGPGNRPLKSISDMLKGKQGRFRQNLLGKRVDYSGRSVIVVGPQLKLHQCGLPKQMALELFKPFVMKRLVEKSFAQNVKAAKRKVERQRPEVWDVLDDVIREHPVLLNRAPTLHRLGIQAFEPQLIEGKAIQLHPLACGAFNADFDGDQMAVHLPLGAEAQAEARILMLSTNNILKPSDGRPVAMPSQDMIIGLFHLTSDPDPAVEVATDENGEPVVPCYSSVAEARMAFDRGELDLNARARIRFTDIVPPKGWEVPENWEEGDPILLETSLGRAIFNETLPVDYPFVNYVVGKKQLGTIVNTLTERYPNVLVAESLDALKAAGFHWSTWSGITIAFSDIQASDRKEEILARYEAKAAEIQDQFDTGIILEETRYEELVKLWLKCTEEVADDMRQNFDARNTVYRMVSSGARGNWSQVQQIAGMRGLVSDPKQKLIERPIKANYREGLTVLEYFIATHGARKGLADTALRTAESGYLTRRLVDVSQDVIVREENCGTRAGIRVPIARKNEFDEWEAVEAVETTAYARTLARDAVGEDGTVVAEAGTDIGDDLIAQMVAAGVTEVTTRSVLTCESAVGVCASCYGRSLATGKRVSIGEAVGIIAAQSIGEPGTQLTMRTFHTGGAASAADITQGLPRVQELFEARSPKIEAKMNEAAGRVHIDDEDPGSRKIVITRDDGREDSVIEVTRRQKLLVNEGDHIEAGTPLTEGQLDPKEVLRIMGRNVAQKQLVDEVQKVYRDQGVGIHAKHIEVIVRQMLRKITILEPGDTSFMPGQLVDRSAYLSANRRVAAEGGQPASGRQMLMGITKASLATDSWLSAASFQETTKVLTEAAMNGKVDHLVGLKENVILGKLIPAGTGLARYNQVVVEPTAEAMADANYSELDFQDGEVPESFLASLDSIDFGIPFHGQN, from the coding sequence TTGATCGACGCTAAGACGTTCGACAGCCTCAAGATCACCCTGGCAACGACAGATGACATCTCAGGATGGTCCCACGGCGAGGTAAAAAAGCCCGAAACGATTAACTACCGCACCCTCAAGCCTGAGCGCGACGGCTTGTTCGGTGAACAGATTTTTGGTCCGACCCGCGACTGGGAATGCGCGTGTGGCAAGTACAAGCGCGTGCGCTACAAGGGCATCGTGTGTGAAAAGTGTGGCGTCGAAGTCACACGCTCGAAGGTGCGTCGCGAGCGCATGGGTCATATCGACCTGGCAGCGCCTGTCACGCACATCTGGTACTTCAAAGGCGTGCCCTCACGCCTCGGATACGTCCTGGACCTGGCTCCGAAGGACCTCGAAAAGGTTATCTACTTCGCTGCCTACATGATCACCGAGGTTGACGAAAAGGGTCGCGACGAGGACCTTGCCGACCTGCGCAGCGAGCTCGAAGTTGAAAAGGGCCACCTGGAGTCCCAGCGTGACGACGCGATCAACCAGCGCGCCGAAAAGCTGGAGCAGACCCTGGCACAGATGGAAGCCGATGGCGCCAAAGCTGCCGATCGCGACCGTGAACGCAAGGCAGGGGAACGCGAAATGGGGCAGATTCGCCGCCGTTTCGACCGCGACCTGGAACAGCTGGAGACCGTGTGGGAGCGTTTCCGCGACCTCAAGGTTGGTGACCTGGAAGGTGACGAGCGCCTGTACCGCGCCATGCAGCTGCGCTACGGCACGTACTTCAAGGGCGATATGGGTGCAGCCGCCATTCAGAAGCGTCTGCAGACCTTCGACCTGGATGCCGAAGTGGAGAACCTGCGCAACACGATCGCCAACGAGTCGGGCCCGCGCAAGACCCGGGCGATCAAGCGCCTGAAGGTCGTCAACGCCTTTGTGCAAACCGGTAACAAGCCGGAGTCGATGGTGCTGACCGCTATCCCCGTCATCCCGCCGGATCTGCGCCCGATGGTTCAGCTGGACGGTGGCCGCTTTGCGACCTCGGACCTGAACGATCTGTACCGTCGCGTCATCAACCGCAACACGCGCCTGAAGAGGCTGCTGGAGCTGGGTGCGCCCGAGATCATTGTCAACAACGAAAAGCGCATGCTGCAGGAGTCTGTGGACGCGCTGTTCGACAACGGCCGTCGTGGCCGCCCCGTGGCCGGTCCTGGTAACCGCCCGCTGAAGTCGATCTCTGACATGCTCAAGGGCAAGCAGGGTCGTTTCCGTCAAAACCTGCTCGGTAAGCGCGTGGACTACTCGGGCCGTTCGGTCATCGTGGTGGGCCCGCAGCTGAAACTGCACCAGTGCGGTCTGCCCAAGCAGATGGCTCTGGAACTGTTCAAGCCATTCGTGATGAAGCGCCTGGTTGAGAAGTCGTTCGCGCAGAACGTCAAGGCAGCCAAGCGTAAGGTTGAGCGCCAGCGCCCCGAGGTGTGGGACGTCCTCGACGACGTTATTCGTGAGCACCCGGTACTGCTGAACCGCGCACCTACACTGCACCGCCTGGGCATTCAGGCCTTCGAACCGCAGCTGATTGAAGGTAAAGCTATTCAGCTGCACCCGCTGGCCTGTGGCGCGTTCAACGCTGACTTTGACGGTGACCAGATGGCAGTCCACCTCCCGCTGGGTGCTGAGGCTCAGGCTGAGGCACGCATCCTGATGTTGTCGACGAACAACATCCTCAAGCCTTCCGACGGTCGCCCTGTTGCAATGCCGTCGCAGGACATGATCATTGGTCTGTTCCACCTGACCAGTGATCCTGATCCGGCTGTTGAGGTGGCGACTGATGAAAACGGTGAGCCGGTTGTGCCGTGCTATTCGTCAGTGGCTGAGGCACGTATGGCGTTTGATCGTGGCGAACTGGATCTGAATGCCCGTGCACGGATCCGCTTCACCGACATTGTGCCGCCCAAGGGCTGGGAAGTCCCGGAGAACTGGGAAGAAGGCGATCCGATCCTGCTGGAAACCTCGCTGGGGCGCGCGATCTTCAACGAGACTCTGCCGGTCGACTACCCGTTCGTCAACTACGTTGTGGGTAAGAAGCAGCTGGGAACGATCGTTAACACATTGACGGAGCGTTACCCGAACGTCCTCGTCGCCGAATCTCTGGACGCACTGAAAGCTGCCGGTTTCCACTGGTCAACTTGGTCTGGCATCACAATCGCGTTCTCTGACATTCAGGCGTCAGACCGCAAGGAAGAAATCCTGGCGCGTTACGAAGCCAAGGCTGCGGAGATTCAGGACCAGTTCGACACCGGTATCATCCTGGAAGAAACCCGGTACGAGGAACTGGTCAAGCTGTGGCTGAAGTGCACTGAGGAAGTTGCTGACGACATGCGTCAGAACTTCGATGCTCGCAACACCGTCTACCGCATGGTGTCGTCGGGTGCTCGTGGTAACTGGAGCCAGGTCCAGCAGATCGCCGGTATGCGTGGTCTGGTGTCTGACCCGAAGCAGAAGCTCATTGAGCGTCCGATTAAGGCAAACTACCGTGAAGGCCTGACGGTTCTGGAGTACTTCATCGCAACTCACGGCGCTCGTAAGGGTCTGGCTGATACCGCTCTTCGTACCGCCGAATCTGGTTACCTGACCCGCCGTCTGGTCGACGTGTCGCAGGACGTGATTGTGCGTGAAGAGAACTGCGGTACCCGCGCCGGCATTCGCGTGCCGATCGCCCGCAAGAACGAGTTTGACGAGTGGGAAGCCGTTGAAGCGGTTGAGACTACCGCGTACGCCCGTACGCTTGCTCGCGATGCGGTGGGTGAAGATGGCACTGTCGTGGCGGAGGCTGGCACCGACATTGGTGATGACCTGATTGCTCAGATGGTTGCCGCCGGTGTGACCGAGGTGACGACCCGTTCCGTGCTGACCTGTGAGTCGGCGGTGGGCGTGTGCGCCAGCTGTTATGGCCGTTCGCTGGCCACCGGTAAGCGTGTCTCGATCGGTGAAGCTGTCGGTATTATCGCAGCTCAGTCGATTGGTGAGCCTGGTACCCAGCTGACGATGCGTACGTTCCACACCGGTGGTGCTGCGTCGGCTGCTGACATTACCCAGGGTCTGCCGCGTGTTCAGGAGCTCTTCGAGGCGCGCAGCCCGAAGATTGAAGCCAAGATGAACGAGGCCGCCGGTCGCGTCCATATTGACGACGAAGATCCCGGTTCACGCAAGATCGTGATCACTCGCGATGATGGCCGTGAGGATTCAGTCATCGAGGTGACTCGTCGCCAGAAACTCCTGGTGAACGAGGGCGACCACATCGAAGCTGGAACCCCGTTGACTGAAGGCCAGTTGGATCCCAAGGAGGTCCTGCGTATTATGGGCCGCAATGTGGCTCAGAAGCAGCTGGTTGATGAGGTGCAGAAGGTCTACCGCGATCAGGGTGTGGGTATTCACGCCAAGCACATCGAGGTCATCGTGCGCCAGATGCTGCGCAAGATCACTATTCTGGAGCCGGGCGACACCTCGTTCATGCCGGGTCAGCTGGTGGATCGTTCAGCGTACTTGTCGGCCAACCGTCGAGTTGCCGCCGAGGGCGGTCAGCCCGCGTCAGGTCGTCAGATGCTGATGGGTATCACCAAGGCGTCGTTGGCAACGGATTCGTGGCTGTCGGCTGCGTCTTTCCAGGAGACCACAAAGGTCCTGACCGAAGCCGCCATGAACGGCAAGGTTGATCACCTGGTGGGTCTGAAGGAGAACGTCATCCTCGGAAAGTTGATCCCGGCCGGCACCGGCCTGGCTCGCTACAACCAGGTTGTCGTGGAGCCCACTGCTGAGGCAATGGCCGATGCGAACTATTCCGAACTGGATTTCCAGGATGGAGAAGTTCCTGAGTCCTTCCTGGCCTCGCTCGACTCGATCGATTTCGGAATTCCGTTCCACGGCCAGAACTGA